The Ananas comosus cultivar F153 linkage group 22, ASM154086v1, whole genome shotgun sequence genome segment GCTCACTTTTCGCGGCTACCGTGTCGGCGGCACGGGCgaggaaaataataaaaggtggttgtgtggcctacttggcgacaatggtGGAAGCCCAGAAAGAGCACCAGAATTTGGGAGGCATTCGAGTGGTGTGCAAAttttcggatgtatttccggtgGAGTTActgggattgccaccggaccgggagatcgagttcgttattgacttggtcCCGGGGGtggcgccaatctcgaaggccccgtatagaatggcaccggcggagctaaaagagcttaaggcacaattgcaagacttgctcgacaaaggctttgtgaggccgagtgtgttaccatggggagctccggtgctattcgttaagaagaaggacggcacacttcgactctgcgtggattaccgcgagttaaacaaggtcacagtgaagaataagtacccgttgccgaggattgatgacttatttgacCAGTTGtaggggtcaagggtatattcaaagattgatcttcaatcggggtatcatcagttgaagatacggcccgaggatgtgcacaagacggagTACGATACGCaatatggccattatgagttcacggtgatgccgtttgggcttactaacgccccagCGGCGTTCATGAACttaatgaatagagtcttccgtccgctattggaccggtgcgtcgtggtattcattgacgacgtattggtatattctcggaccgaggaagaacacgaggagcacttgaggaccgtgttggaaatactccgaaaagagaagttatatgccaagttgaaaaaatgcgacttttggctatcggaggtcactttccttGGTCATGTAATTTCAGGCGATGGTATTTCGGTGGATCCGAGGAAGGTGgaggcaattaaggattggcctcgcccgacgagtgtatcggaggtccgcagtttccttgggttagcgggctactaccggcggttcgtggaggggtttgctaaaataactactctgCTAACGCACCTtacacacaaaggggtgaagtatgtttggagccccgaatgcgaacggagcttcgaggagttaaagaaaaggttgaccacgaccccggtgcttgctctaccaACGCCGGGGAAGACCtttgtggtatatagtgatgcttcctacgtaggactcgggtgtgttttgatgcaaaacgggccagttatagcttatgcttcacgccaattgaagacatatgaaaagaactacccgattcacgatcttgagctagcggcggttattttcgcgctaaagctatggaggcattacctatacggggaacattgtgagatctatacggatcacaaaagtctTAAGTACTTATTAACCCAAAGGGAgctaaatatgcgacaacggcggtggttggaattgttaaaagactatgatgttactatcctataccacccTAGGAAGgcgaatgtcgtggccgatgcacttagtagaaaatcgggAGAAAATCTGGCTTCGGCAATTATACCCCAACcactattgcaaaaggagatgcaacggcttggattggaagtagtagcgccgggGGTGCCGGCGATACTTGCGGCGTTGGTTGTTCAATCGATTttattggagaggattaaagagttgcaagctttagatgaatatctccaaaaggtgcgcggggaagttgagagcggtagtgccgatgactTTGGCATTGGGACTGACGGCGCACTCCAGTTTAGaaaccgttggtgtgtgcctaagaatAAGGACATCCGCAGGGCGATCATCCAggaagcgcaccaatccccttatagtatacacccgggcggcaccaaaatgtatcaagatttgaagttgcactattggtggccgggcatgaagaaagacattggggagtttgttgcgCAATGCCTTACTTGTCAACAAGTAAAAACGGAGCGGCGtttttcggcggaaaaattacaaagcttgcctatacccgtttggaaatgggagaacaTCGCTATAGACTTTGTGACCGGATTGCCACGATCTCAAGGTgggcacgatgcaatttgggttatAGTGGActggttgacgaagtcggcgcatttcctaccgattcatattacatggtcgggggacaaattggctcaagtatatatcgacgaggttgtgagacttcatggggtgccCGTGTCTATCgtgtcggatcgggacccgaggttcacctctcacttttggaggagcctacaggaggctttgggcacgcggctcgactttagcacagcatttcatcctcaaagtgatggtcaatcggagaggacaatacaaatacttgaggatatgcttcgagcgtgtgtactggaTATAAGGGCAATTGGCATgatcatctaccgatggcggagttcgcgtacaataacagttatcaagaaagtatcgcgatggcgccattcgaggccctttatggaaagaagtgaCGCTCcccaattcattggagcgatgtgggcgagagggCGGCTCTTGGCCCCGAGTTAGTgagagaggcggaggagaaggttcgtcttgctcgccaacgacttgctacggcgcaatctcggcaaaagagttatgccgacaaacggAGGAAAGATATAGAGTTTGCCGTTGGAGACCACGTGTTTCTAAAGATTTCGCCGATGCGAGGGATTAAGTGGTTTGGAATccgggggaagctaagtccccggtaccttAGACCGTTCGAAATACTGGAACGGGTCGGCGCTGTGGCATACCGAGTAGCATTACTACCAAGActtgcgggagtgcacgatGTGTTCCACGTGTCGAATCTTCGCAAGTATGTCCACGACCTCGATCATGTTCTCTCATTTGAACCGTCCGAGATTTaagaggacatgacctatgaggagttcccggcatacatCATCGATCAAGAAGTAAGAAAAttacgaaatcgcgagattccgtatgttaaaattcgttggtgcaatcacgacgaccgggaagctacttgggagctcgagagcgcaatgCGGGAGCATTACCCTCATCTCTTCGACGAGCTGAACTAAGGTACGAGTCGAGTTCGGGCTTAAATTAAGCtagtttcgcggatgaaactaaatttaaggggtggagaatgtaacatatcgaaacccgaaaacgataatcgaactttaatcaaattggttaaagtgtcgagagaAATGGATTGATAAGTTCCATTTTGCATTCCAACGAGTCTGGAAGGGCAAAAATGAGTTAAGGAAGTGTTGGAATGGGTTTGGCATCGAACgacgcgaagtagagtcgaGTCAAAGCCAAAACATCaatctggagcattgtgtaccggtacaccatggtgGTTGTACTGGTATAGCAAGCGACCCGAGcacaggttgctctcgggtttgagtctgCGCGAaggagtaccggtacgggactccgtgtactggtacacaagcTGCGAAACCGAGAGACCTTGCTCTCAGGTTTGACCTCTGTATAggggtgtatcggtacaaatgcccgtgtaccggtacactttgggtctgaCAGCCCAGTGAGGCTGatgtaaataaaaagaaatggagggcctagttgcaattgtagcaacaTGTTAACACcccaacacctctctctctccctcccacaGCCACACACATTCCCctatctcatttctctctttctctctctagaacatctctagggtttggtggagaaggtggagaagagcttggagaaggtgcttttggagcttggagaagacctagggctctcctacaaggtggacttagGGCTAGCTtgtggctaaggtgaggttttcaTGGAAACCTAAGCTAGGGTTTGAATTTCTACCATGAAACTTAGAGTTTTGGGTTTCTCTCTTGTTTAGAAATCCTCTAGAGGCTTGAGCTCCATGAAAACCCATAGGAGCTCAAgttgctctaatggtggatttctagggtttgcatttTGAGTCCTAGAAATGGTTGGGATGGTTCTCGGTGAACTTCTAGAGGTTagacaagctttcttttgcttgttttagagatcaaaacctagggtttagcaatgggTTTGGTTAGGGTATCAAATTTGgcgcttttgccctaggatttttcggggacgaattaaacccgtagaaacctaattgggggtgtcctaaacgcgtggaGCAACTCCGTTTAATGTTACGAAAATGTTTGAAAATAGTCCATGcatatagggcctaatttggcactattttggttgtagGACGCGACTTCGACGTTCGTGAGGTGCGAGAGGCTTCACATCTTTTCTCTACTACCACTCacggtgggtggtgcattccaaggacatcggaaatctctttatgtctaagtgtcatattttgagcatatgggcatttttgagcatcttgcataatagggttaattgtgagttTTTATAGCCTAACGTAAATttaaatgcatgttaaatgtttgtaagaaggtgagaatgatgatccctatgtatgcatgattatgacaagaacctagaagggttagtaaacaaaaaGTGACACTTTGACATAGATCTAGCAAGTGACCTTGAcgagtctagaacacttagtaaacaagtgtggcatttggcatgagGACAAGAATATAgcacttagagaacaagtgtggcatgagtacaaggacttgatagtgtatatgacactagtgatagtaaagaatgcaaagaaaagaatgattgagataatatgacatttcaaccttagtgTGAGGGTTATTTGAGCATGGTTTTCCTTAaagtcaaggaatggattgaacttgtaATTCTcgaatgtaggattgatcgtactcactttagtccttgctcgaggttgtggtagctccccctcgggcgatgtgctccggcgTCGatatcactgggttgtagcgagtatctccccaaaggacggtcccatcgggttgtagcgagtatctccccgatcattgggattttgagttggtgagtttgttgagggcgaaacctacgggttagccaagagattgggtattgacactatgaccttgcattcatcatgagctttacattgtgcatatcattttttattgttcaggcatattagttgcatttgctagttggttacttactttctttcattctattatgcctgattagacctagtgggatagtcggcgtggttggttgccgaatccactggaactttattgtagttctcacacccctatttccatagagccggggcccagcgagccggcggacgatcgcggtaagggtatcgcgcccTAAGTAGAGACCGCccgtgtaaggaagtgaattttcgaaacccgagagttgtacttcgtccaggatcgactatttgtcgagagaATGCCCTTGGGGAAGTTAgagatgtccaaagcacaaaaagtgccttggagttgagtccacgaaagcaaatgatgcaaactgcatcattgggctgatgttactctcggggaccggtctctggaggtgagagaccggttcccttggcTGGGTGTAGcagggttgcttgatgcaaccggtccctggcagggatggaccggttcccgaacgtggtcccagtgagaaatgccgaaatttggctaagtcctgaaaatcgagctctcggggaccgatctctcaggcgaggaccggtcttctcccgaggaccggtctcctggggagagaccggttcccgaacgcgcgCGCTCGAGGGaggccctcggggaccggtcccaagtcggggagaccggtccctccgcgcgagaactgcccagtaagggctgtgcaATGGATGGAAAAttgaggggtttaagtgcaaaatggcctttattagagtgggctgagccccctctctccctcacactcatctcattccctctctatctctttttctttcttgctccctctctctctctctagaaaggaaaggaggagaagaagaacaagaaggagaggaaggaaaagaagaggaagaacaagaaggagaagaagaaggagatcaagaggaaggccttggacaccttctatctccctctcctcttctctttggtgtagcacaagaggtaagccctaaccctagctcttggaaacttagggtttttgggttttgatgctttagaatgggtcaaatggaccctaaacatgcttctaaatagatcaatcccatgattctagggatttattggtggtttgttataggtgcaaacctagggctccaaaatggggtttttgtgaatgtatgagattgatctcatttgaagccttggaaaccctattgttaggtcacaaaacgtgggggcgaagtcggttttggcattcggcgaaccgacgcgaagttctcggcaaaatagggccggaCTAGTGTTgatttgggcaaggaaggctaaagccttttcgtaaagttcgccgagaagaATTTTCGaggcctctacatcgattaaaggtggggggtgccatcccgaagctttcggactcctttctatatcttagattgcatttaatctcatctcttcatgttgcattgtaggattgcatagtaactccattccttatgctttctaaatgataatctagtgtacttggaacgcttggtgacttagataggtgaggattgggtcggaacgtggatcctataatgcgaaagaaaagaggtgaacccgatgggggtgttgatgacatagaaagtagtgttaatgtTACAGAACAAACGAGTAGCATCCAAAtattaaatgatgacgagtggcattaatgtagtgtacatAACACTAGGGGTTTgagaacttagggataggtggatcccttagaaaatgccttgtagATAAaaaacttagtaaacctaagtagccTCACGTGGAGGGGTTGTcgatgagtcgattgagacattgaccaTAGTGGtagggcttcctcacttggagaggattttgattgggttgtggaccctagtgatagtgctccctcacttgaagaggattcgattgggtataGACTCTatttgtagagcatcctcacttggagaggacttgattgagttgttgaccctagatgtagggcatccttacttggagaggatagatctagctcacagtctgcgtttgggtggtatagccatccaatccccacatggaggggattgtcgtcgagtactccggagtgtcgcgcgactaggaccacttggagatccggaccacatggaggtccgcagacggtcccgggcttgggtgcacttggagctccctccccactttgggattgaagggTGAGTcataggcgagccctagggcctcgccacagattgggtaaatggaaaggttaaaggtttaataatgccattgaacattgctattcgaatatGGATCAAATTtattagcatggtagcaaacctttattatatgatgcatgcattcatattcatgattatgggcataatagcatagttttcctagtattgcatttacagttttcagatacatatctatctatctatctatctgttgttaattgtgtccacttggacctagtggggagatcggcagagttggcggccgagcccactgggaactgtggaagatagttctcaccccactccaTTTCCAGTGGTAGATACAGGGctgccgagggaggaccgcggcaagggcatcgcgccctatcAGTGAGACCgtagtagtatagtagctttcccttttgcattagtacacctatgtattgagagagaatcattgtaggtgaggacttggagagctatgtattttgggaTGAAAAGTGATGTAAATGAAACTATTGtgatagttagtaaagtactctctttatttcacatgctttttcttgtggattacttgctcttcgtattgttggcactgtttgtgcccttgtggatgtgtatgtttagaatttaatttcctgggtaaattcttgtacacattcttgttgttgagccttgggcggacaggggaggtgctgtccgttcggcaatTCGCCGCcacggccgaatcgtgccaaattggtagtggtttcggggtggggcgtgacagtgcaAGATGTTTATTTactttagttgcataccccttttattatatcatcttttgtactttgatgattTAGTTGTTAAAGGAAAGAACATGTATGATGTAAAagattcttatatttaaatgcaagaaatgatattttgagatcctgtgatgtaaagaaaagaaatgatgaaaaatgtaattgaTTCCCTAagtgtagttatttactttcactcttggctattgtttgccctcgtgcaagccattgtgtatgcttccgcttatgcaatttttatactctatctgtacctcttgttgagccttgggcgggcaggggaggttctgtccgttcggcgtctgttcgacgcgctcgaaccgACCAAagaggatcgggctcggggtgTGACAATAGAGCTTACATTTCCGGTACAAAGTTCAGCAAGGATGCATCCGAGTGACCAAATATCAATCTTTTTATCATAAGAAAGACCCAATATAATCTCAGTTGCGCGGTACGATCGTGACTGTACGTACGAACATAAATGGTCGGTCTCAAAGCAACTACTCCCAAGGTCAATGACTTTGACTTCACACCTGCTGTAGCTTTTCACCAATATATTTTCAGGATTCAAATCACAATGAATAAGACCAAGGCTGTGCAAAAACTGAAGTACCTCCAGACATTGAATAGTTATTGACTGTAGATCAAAATTAAAGAGGAAATTagcaaaaatatgaaataactgaACAACAAAAGTTCAAGATGGGGGCCAACAGGGTGGTGAAATTTAAACaaccaaaagaaacaaaataaataaacaaccTGCAACCTCAGCACGGTGAAGTAAACCTCCCCTCCAGATTCTCTATTGAACTTGTGAAATTCATATAAGTTTGCCTTGAGAAGCTCACAAACTATCAGCAAGTGTTCCTATAGAATAAAACACAAATTAGTTGAACAGTTAAACAGATTTCTCACTTGAGATGGAACACTTGATACAGTACATAATAGAGGGTGAGCTGCTATGTTGATGCCCAAACTTTACCCAATTTCTCATTTTAATTGCAAAACTTTTTAATTGTTTCGATGAAGTCCCTAAAGTTTGTTACTTGTTTCAATTAAAGTCTATGCTGTCAATAAGCCTGTTTAATAAGCCAGAGGTTGCCATGTGGTAGATTGATGCAAAACTGGGCCGACCTGATTTGGTCAATCAgtttaaatcaattgaatttattgcttattttggaaaaaaaatcagattaGAGTAGTTGATCTTATCTTTTAGGTAGTATTTATTTTAGATTGTTATTATTCAGTTAATCTCAAGATAAGGTTTTGTTTAGTTCGTTATTTAGGATAAAATTAAATCCTAACTTGGTTATGTATAAGGTTAAGGATAGTATAAATAAGGCAAAAGACTTCATTGTATGATAATGATATGAATTTACATAGTAGGGATAAAATGCTatttatactattgaaagtgTTTGCTACCAACTTTTTTGCCATTGGATGCCTAGGCTttagtggtggtaggtggtatAGTAATAATCCAATAGCagaaaattagatagtaaatactatttatatactatcaatagtatactaGCTCAACTCGAATTTATGGATCTATAATGAAGACAAATGCTTGGGCAACGatgtcttttattttctttcaacgAATGCATCGCTCTAGAGTGAGTCCTGTCTAGAAACAAGTACAGTTCAGGAGTGAGTCTTGATtatcttttctaattttcttttcttcctttctttttttatttttctgaattttattcttgtttctttaatttcatacttttcataatttcttcttttttaattctgaaaattaaaaaaattaaaaaatatatcaaaaatttttagaaatgcCAAAGCTttcaaaaatattgtaaatcatatttaggAGTCCTCCAAAGTGTAGGGTACTACATTCCATCCTATATCAGATTTGGCATCAGAGTTGACAATTCCGTTTCCTCAAAAATTTGGGGCTTGTGGAAGAAAacagggtgaaaaaaaaaggtgagaaaatgtaaaataaagaaaagtagagtgaaaaaagtaaaataaagaaaagtagagtgaaaaaagtaaaataaagaaaagtagAGTGAAAGAAAAGGTGTAAGAAAAATGTGTGgagaaaaaaaatggagaaaaagtagttaaaaaaaacatcatggatgaaaaagaatgtcttaaaaaatattttccagaAGTAtagcagaaaaaaaagaatacatataaagtgaaaaaaatatgtGAGATGACAAGAGTGGAGTTTGATGAATGGTTGTACGATCAGAAGTCATACtttgggaggaaaaaaaaatcgataTTCAAATGGAAATACTAAGGTAATTTGAGATGGTGATATAGACAAAGGAAAATATTTCATCTTGATTttatcaaaatacttttttgacaaagaaaaaaaggaggtTGAAAGATTTTGAGATGATGCTAAAATTGTTGAAAATGATTTTTAATGATGAGTAAGACAAGAGATGAGTATCGATGGATCCAACTAAAAGTTCAACTGGAAACCCTGATTGCTCAACAAAGTAAGCCACCCATAGCATAGTCAGGAGATGACAATTCTAATCCAGTCCATTTGCACCATCTGATTGCAAATAAGTTCTAGATGTGATCGAGTTGGAATTTGAGCATCCGCGGTGAGTGCGTTGAAGAGATAAGATTACAAATCCATTTACCCTCATCGCCCCAGCAATATCCGCCCTCCATACTTGAGCTTCAAATTGCACCAACACCACTTTTCTCCACAATATCAATCTTTATAAAGCGTCATCGACATACTAGTCATTCCTACATCAACACCAAGTTGGAGACTTTGATGATACAAGTTGTTCAACATGCAAGTGTTGGACTACATTACTTTATTCCACACACTTGGTTGTTTTTTATCACCTTACAAATCCAACTAGTCTTGAGGATGAAACCCTGCGCTGCATAAGCGAATGAGGCAGAACTAGGCTGACCCAATTTGGTTGATCTATAAATCAATTGAATTCaatgttttttaaaatcaaattacaATAGTTGATCTTATCTTTTAGTTAGTATTTACTTctagatttttattattcagtTAATCTctagataaaattttttttagttatttaggATAAGTTTAAATCCTAAGTAGGTTATGTATAAGTAAGGTTAAGGATAGTATTAATAAGACATAAGACTTCCTTGTATGATGATGAATATGAATTTATAAATCTATAATGAAGACAAATGCTTTGGCAATGAtgtctttttttcctttcgcgCATGCGCTCGCCCTAAAGTGAGTCCAATCCAGAAACGAGTTCAGTTCAAGAGTGAGTCTTgattacttttttctattttttttcttctttttccattttttctgaaattttttcctatttttcttaattattgattttcataatttctttttttaattctgaaaattttttaaaagttgaaaagtattcaaaatattcagaaaattttagaaattcaaaagcttccaaaaaaaatataaatcatattttggaGCCCTCTAAATTGTAGGATCCTATATTCTGTCCTACATTACAGTTTCTATTGAAATTTCTGGGCTTTTTGACTGCAGGGACTTAGTTGCCTAAAGTAATAAATGTTGGGAactcaattgcaaaaattaAACGATCAGGAAAGCAAAAATTCGAGCAAAAGCTTAGGaaccaatggtgcaattaacACAACAATAGATCATCTTCCAAATAGGGATTGTTATCGATATTCCCATTTAGTAAACTAAGCCcataatataatatcaaagCATATTTAACCGAGGATAGAAGTTATTCGACAAAAAGAATGAAGATACACAACCTTCTAATAGAAACAAATGCCACATATAGAATGGTCAACTAATATGATGGACATAAAGAATTATATTGGTTCcaagtaaaaaagaaatagaaatataTAGCTCTATAGCTGTAATAGCAGCggaaaaaaatgaaagcatTAGCAGCAGACAATTCTTGCTTCTACTGATGGATGTCAGATATGTTTCGTATTCTTGAACCGCAAGAATTCCTAACTCTATTCTATTTCTCTCAACCTGTAAGCTAGGATTATACCTAATCTTATTAAGATTATTCCTAGTATTATTGAATTATAGTCACtaatacaaatatattctttattTCGTTGATTTGGTGCGGCAGATGAGAGGGAGTATAGGTGCATTTTGGATGCTAGGGTTTTTTAATGAGAGGCATCTTTTGTACTTGTTTGGATTATAATTAAAGTTTTTGCTCCATCTTCGCCCATGAACGTAAACCAGTggtcgaaccacgtaaatagtgttctctatttttttttaatttttttgtgagAGGCATCTTTTGTACTGTGTTTGACTTTATAATAAAAGTCTCTGCTCCATCTTCACCCATGGACTTAGATGAGTAATTGAACCACATAAATAtgtattctttatttttcttctcttcttttcgaTTCTCATTTGTATATTCGCACCCGATGAACTAAATCATTTCCGCTTTTATCGTAACAAACTGATATCAAAGcaattttggtatcaaagcAAGTTGCGAATTCATAAGAAACTAATATCAGAGTCTGATTGTTCAAGTGGGTGTTTAAAATGTTGATGAAATTTGAGATCAAGAAGTGTGATTGCTCCAGCAGTTTCGCTATTCAGCAAGTTTAGATGTAAGTCGTTCTAATGCAACGAGGTTGCACAAGGCGTTAactggagaggaagaagattgGTTCTCTAAAGAACCAAGCAGATTTGCTCATTAAGCCTCTTTTGATGACCAAATTCAATATTCCATGTACAATTTGTCTGTGCAGTAGCACTCGAGGAACCATTGGGGTTTTGGCAAAAGATGAAGAATTCAAGACAAGGTGGAGATAGCTCGATATGCCTCAAATTCTTGAACCACAAGGTTTCCCAACCC includes the following:
- the LOC109727537 gene encoding probable serine/threonine-protein kinase dyrk2; this encodes MVPGQGMGLMVNVNGGAALKAGTGFEEDKNFHVVLNSVIAGRYHVTEYLGSAAFSKAIQAHDLHTGMDVCVKIIKNNKDFFDQSLDEIKFLKYVNRHDPADKYHILCLYDYFYSREHLLIVCELLKANLYEFHKFNRESGGEVYFTVLRLQSITIQCLEVLQFLHSLGLIHCDLNPENILVKSYSRCEVKVIDLGSSCFETDHLCSYVQSRSYRATEIILGLSYDKKIDIWSLGCILAELCTGNGAMPLPRSSLGSPVSTTGNGVG